The Eublepharis macularius isolate TG4126 chromosome 7, MPM_Emac_v1.0, whole genome shotgun sequence sequence CTGGGGACACACCAGCTGTCACTCAAATGGTGTCAAAACTGGCAGTGCTGTCAAAGGGGCTTTCCCTTTGTCTATAAGGTTGCGTTATTTCTGCTGGAGCAGGATCACTTTTCTTACAAAGGAATCTCCTCACATAGGTGTGCCACAGCACTGGCAGGGCCCCTGCAAAGTAtctgtgctcctaccaggccaagTTCAAACCAAGTTCCTGGGCGTTGCAGCTGGGGCTGGGTGAAGACCCAGAGGGGTTGCCTGATACCTTCGGTGCAAATGCTGCGTGAAGGCTGCCAAGCCCCTGCAGACACCTGGGGGTGGCTGAGAAGTGGTCCTAGGCACTGTGCATCGCTCATCATCAGAGTGCTGAAAAGCTCCATTTTTCCTTCGGGCCTCTCTAATGAAAACGGGATTTCTGGAAGGCGACCTGCTACCCAGCGATGCTCTGACTTGGTACAAAAAGTTCCTCCGCCGCTGCTCCCGGACTCCGTGGCCGTTGCCTCGGTCCTATGCCCCCACTACAGCTTGTATATAAGACACCCAGCCCGCGAACATCTCACAACCTCAAATTTCTTTgcttaaaaagagagagctgcCCCGCTTCCACGCAAAGTGCTCCTCCAATGCACTTACAAACGCTCGCTAAAGCGCGTGGAAAGGGCATTATCCGACGCGCGCAAAAATATCCTCGTCACATGCCTGGACTGTTTTTTCTACGTCGGATAATGCCCTTTCAACGCGCTTTAGCGAGCGTTTAGCAATCGTTTGTAATTGCTCCAATAGTGCAGTGATGGAGCTGTTTTTGCGCTCGTCGGAGAAACGCCCTTTCAACGCGCTTTAGCGATCGTTTGGAGCGGCCGCCCAAAAGCGCGCTCGCCGCCGCGCCTGACCTGCTTGCGCACGCTGATGACCTCGGCCACCCGGCTGCTGAAGGCGTCGTTGGTGCCGCGGTTGTAGCGCTCCACGGCGAAGCGCAGCGCCCGCTGCGCCTGCTCCTCGTCCatgctggcctccatgggcgccccCACCATCCGCGGCGGCTTCCGCTCCTGCGCCAGCGCGCCGCTCAAGAGGagcaggccccaaacagccccgAGCCAGACGCCCAAAGCCATCGCGCTCGCTCGCCGGGAATGCTGGTGCGCAACGGCGGGCCGCCGCCGGCTCGGGGCTTTTGTCTGAGGCTGTAGGGCCCACCCCCCgggaggaggagctgcagccgcCCAAACCGCCCGCCCGCCCTTCGCGCCAAGCTGCAGGCTGGTTTTTTccaggagggggcgggggcggggggcggcagCGGCCCCTTTGACTCAGGCGGCCTCGAGCCTCGCTCCGGGACGCGCCCGGCACTGACACGGGCAGATCCGCGCCCGCAGTGCGCTTGGAGCGTCTCAGTCCGACTGTATTTTACGCAAGGAGCTCCCTGCCCCAGAGCGTTCTGCAGTCTTTTTCTCCCGTCTTTATTTTCCCGCGTACTAGCTtggtctgaagaagagagttttgactcagaaagctcctaccctaccacaaattttgtcaagtcttataggtgctactggactcttgctcttttctcaagCAAAAAGAAACcgaggctgctttcacacactttGGGTAATCCTCTTTTCATGCAAGAAAATAGGAAACCTGCGTTGTGAACGATTGTTAAAGTGCATTATCGAGCGCGTGTGAAAGCAGCCCAGGAGTCCAACGGCACTTCTGAGGTGCATCAAATGCAGCAAGCTTCCACAACTCGCAGGTCACTTCATCAAGTGCAGCCCTTTGGCAGATGTGCTGCAATGTCTCTTTAATCGAAGTCGCCTCTCAGCACAGCTGAAACGTATTTAGGACTTTAGTGTTTTCTCTGCAGGTAGTTGTTTGCATTCTTGGAGTCCGGGagtggctgggtttttttggagCCTTTTTGTGACGCCAATAAATTGGGATGTCTGAGTGACGTCATGAGTATCTTTTAGGAGCTGAGTTGATGCATTACAGCAGATACATCTACACTTCCAAGCAACTGGGCTCCGGCTTTATTTATGCTTTCATCTGTGCCTGGATGCTTCTGCAAGAGCCTTGCTAATAAAGCAGGGCAATGGTTATCGGGAACCAAAACAATAAATGTGGTTATGTTGCATTTCTCCCCATCTGTGTAAGGCGGGGCAGGGAACCAGAAGAAACTCTCTGCAACTGGGCTATTTGCCCCTCCATTCGCTTTCAGTCTGTTATTTAA is a genomic window containing:
- the LOC129334077 gene encoding cystatin-like, which encodes MALGVWLGAVWGLLLLSGALAQERKPPRMVGAPMEASMDEEQAQRALRFAVERYNRGTNDAFSSRVAEVISVRKQIVAGIKYIFTVKVGRTACRKSEIASSGNSETCAFMTEPGQAKESVCNFTVFIVPWANQIELSKNVCQ